The genomic segment CGGGAATCACGCAGCAATCGCCAGCCATCAATTGCTGCTTTCCTTCCTCACTATTTTCAAAACCAAGCTCCCCCTTCAGGACAAACAGAAACAGAAACTCTCCTTCGTGCCGATGCGCAGTCGCCGAAGCCGCCACCGCGAACCTGTGAACGCGCGCGGAAGCCAAACCATTCGTGGCCGCCGAAATCCCGGTATCGCGCATTTCGCAACCGGCAATGGGCGAAGCGATCCAGTCGGCTTCGCCGGCGATATGTCGCACAAACCGCTGGCCACCGAAACACCGTTCCGGCAAAACGCGCCCGGTCGGAAGTTGTAATTCGTGGTCAACATACGTTTCATGAATCGCGGGGCTGCCGATTTCGATCACCTCCAATCCCGGCGAAGCTTCGAGCACGCGATGACGAATTTCCGGCGCCTGCAACACGCAATCGCCCGGCTGGAGCACAAATGGTTCGCCTTGATCTTCGTACACCACGCGCACCCAACCGGCTTTGCAGTAAATCATCTGAAACCGGACTTTGTGGTAATGCACATAATCCGGAACTTCGCCGCCATCGGGAATGCGAATGTGCGAAGCGATAAAGCGTCCGCCCAATTTGCCGGGAATCAAATCGCGATACTGCATCCCGGCTCGCCCGACGTGCCAAGCATCAGCGGAACTCACTCGACTGATAACTAACCCTTCGGCATCAAGCGATAACTCTTCGCTCACCTGATTGAATTCCAGCCGAAACCTGATTCCATGTCCGAAAACCACCGCAGCGCGAGGCGAATCCGCCGGAACGACCATCTCCAGCCGAAAGCCCAGCCGATTGGTGAAAAACTCAATCGCCTCAGCCAAGTCTGGACACGGCACCACGGTTTGCGCGGGTTGAAAATTGTCGCTGCTTGAGTCGCTCATTTCCGTTTGACTAATTCCTCTTCGGAAGCGGGTTGCAGCTTCAATGCGATACCGCCCTGCCCGACCAACTTTTCCAGGTCATTCAATTCCGTGGGTAAGAACTCCGTGAAGTTTTCGTAGCCGGTTTCCGTTACCACAATCACGTCTTCGTAGCGGATGTAGAGGTTTTCTTCCGGCACCCAGAGTTGCGGGTCAATCGAAAACACGTGGCCGACTTTCAGCACGTCGCGGTTGTAAGGGCCGTCGTCGTGAACCGCCAGCCCCACCGGATGAGAAAGCGTGCCGCCTCCGGTTTCCAGCATCTTGCGTGCGGCCTGTTCATATACGGGCTTGGAAAATTTCGTGCGTTGCAGAACCGGTTCCATGGTTTCGCGCGCCTGGGTGTAAATAGCTTTTGTCGTAACGCCGGGGCGGATCAGTTTCAGAACGGTGTTGCGATATTCCAGCACGAATTGCAGCAGTTCGCGTTGCGTTGGCGAATACTTGCCATTGATCGGCCACATGCGCGTGACGTCACTGGTGTAATACCCGTAATCCGGCGCGAAATCCATCAACACCAGATCGCCGTCTTTCAACTGCGAATTGTTGCGGTAGTAGTGTCCGTTCCAGATGTTGGCCGTACCCGAAGCCGTGATCGAACGATAGCCAATCAGGCGCGCGCCTCCGGCCAGAAAGATGTATCGCGCGGCGGCATCGAGTTGATATTCATACAGCCCGGCTTTCGTGCTTTTGATTGCTTCCAGAATTCCAAAACCTGCCAATTGCGAAGCGCGGCGAATCAGCGCAATTTCGCGCGGACTTTTCACGCTGCGCAGTCCATCCAGAATCGGCGTCAGGTCGCGGATTTCGGCGCGTGGCGCACGCGTGCGCAGCAAATTGACGAAATGCGCTTCGCGGGACACGCGGCCATCCCAATAATCCGCCGCGATGGCGGCATTTGCGTTCAGCAATTCGTTGCGGTTTTCGGCACTGCCTTCCGCAGGGGAAAACAAGGTGTAAATCGCGGGCGCGGGCGCTTTCATCAATTCGGCGAGCCAGTCCTCACCCATCGCTTTGGTGCTGGCGACGGCATCCACGCCGGTCAATCGTTTCACCAAGTCGGCGTCTTCCGCCGAAAGCACCTTGCCTTCGCTGCGTTCCAATCGTTCGTTGCGCGGCGGCAAATACAACGTGACTTTGCGCGTGCGGCCATCCAGCAGCAAATACGCGCCGGGCGTTTCAATGCCGCTGAGATAATAAAACTCGTTCGATTGGCGCGGGAAGGCAAAGCCTCTGGCCAGCGGCATACCTTGGACAATGGCGACTGCGCGATCACCGATTTGCGCGAACAGCTTTTGCCAACGCGCCTGGAACTCTTCCGGCGGAAAGTGCGATTGGTAATGCGGCGATTGTGCGACCAACGTAATCGGTAAGAGCAATGCGAAGATAAATGCAATGAGCCGTTTCATTTTGAATTCCTCCTGATTCTGAGTTTTAACGTTTGGCAAAGTGCGCATTGATCAGCGCCCAGGTATTCGGATCAAGCGTGACGGTCGTCGGTTCTTTATCCGCCGACAGTTCAAACCGTTGCTGTTTCTGTGTCAGTTCAACTTTTTCGATCTTGCTTGCGGCATCTGTTTTGATGCCGATTTCCAGCGGCAACCGATACGCTTCGCCGGGCTGGGTTTGCGTCAATTCGATGATGATCTTTTTGGCGACGGCGTCATAACTCCAACCGCCTTCGATGACGGGCGAACCGGCGCGTGCCAGCCATTGATTGAAGAACCAGGACAAATCCTTTCCGGAATGTTCTTCCATCACGTGGCGGAAATCTTCAGTGGTGGCACTGCCGTTGCGATACCGCTGGTAATACTCTTGAATGCCCGCCCAGAACGTTTCCGTCCCGATCAAACCGCGCAGCATGTGCAATGTCCAACCGCCTTTTTGATAAATCAGGCGATTGAGCACCTTTTTCATATCCGACAAATTGTTGTGCAACACGGCTTCACCCGGAAGCTGTTTTTCCAGCGTGTACACCTGGTCGCGGCTGCGCTGCAATCCGGCGACAAAAGCGTCGCGCCCTTCGTAATGTTCGCTGACCAGCAGGGTGAAGTAAGTCGCAAACCCTTCGCTCAACCAAACGTCGTCCCAATCGGTTTCCGTGATCGAATTGCCAAACCATTGATGGGCAATTTCGTGCGCGATGATCCCGGTATCGGGTCGTTCCATGACGGATTTTTCGCCGTAAAAAATGGCGCTGGCATGTTCGGTTCCGCCGCTGATGCCAGCGGCTTCGACGTTGGCCAGCTTTTCGTAGGAAAAGGGGCCGATGTGTTCGCTGAAAAATTCCATGGCTTGACGGGATTTCAATTCAAACCAGGCGGGGCCAATTTCGCGCTCTTGATGATAGACCCAGGTCTGATGCGGCACGCCTTTGACCAATCCGTCGTGATGCACGGAAAATTGCGCGACGCCGATGGCATTCAGCCACGAAGCAATCGGCACGCTCTGTTTCCAGTGCGTCAGGCGGCGTCCATCGCCGAGATCGGTTTCTTCCTGCAACAACCCGTTGGCGATGACCTGATATTTGCTCGGCGCGGTGACGATGAATTCCGACGTGGCTTTGTCGTACGGATGATCAATCATCGGCAACCATTGCCGCGCATTGTTCGGCCAGTTTTCGCTGAAAAAGACGCGTTCGCCGAATTTGTTTTTCAGCATGCGCAAGCCGTTGGCCGGAATGCCGCGGTACCGCACGATGAATTGTTGAAACGCTCCGACCTTGGATGGCGCGGCAAGCGCGATGGTCAATCGGTCAGCTTGGTGTTTGAAAGAAAGCGCTGCGCCGCCGGAAGTCACGTCGGAAACGCTCATGCCTTTGCCGCTTGCCATTGAAGTCAGATCAAAAGCGACTTCGTTGACACCGGCTTGCACATAGCGCAACTCAATCGCTGCCTCGCCAATGATTTCGTCGCTGTCATCGCTGAGCGTCAATCGAAACACATAATGCAGCGCATCAACTACCGGCTGCCGAGGATAGGTATCGGCAACGGCAAGCAAACTAAAAACAACTATCCACAGCAACAGCAAAGCAGGGCCAAAAACGCTGGAGGGCTTTTTCATTATTTTTCCTTTCGAGGATGGAATTGAAATCTTTGACAGAACTTCGCGGCATAACGTATACAGACCGTCATTCTACTTTCATCTTCTTGAAGGAGTTAAGAGTTCACGCTTCAGCGTGCTGGGTCAAGTTCCGCACGCTGAAGCGTGAACTCTGAACGTGGCAAATCCGTGACAAACAGTACTCTGAAACGAATTGACGTGATTGATTCGCACACTGGCGGAGAACCGACACGGCTTATCATCGGCGGTGGGCCGGAACTTGGCAATGGTTCGATGGCAGAACGGCTGGCGATCTTCCGAGACCAGTTCGATCAATACCGTTCGGCAACGGTCAACGAACCGCGTGGTTCCGATGTCGTCGTCGGCGCGTTGTTGTGCGAACCGGTTGATCCGACCTGCGCGGCGGGCGTGATTTATTTCAACAACGTCGGCTACCTGGGAATGTGCGGGCACGGCACAATTGGCTTGGTCGCGACGCTGGCGTATCTAAATCACATTCAGCCGGGCGAACATCGAATTGAAACTCCTGTAGGTGTGGTCACGGCGACGTTGCACGAAACTGGCGAAGTCACCGTCGGCAACGTCCCAAGTTATCGTTCGGCCAAACGCACAGCCGTGGAAATTCCCGGTCACGGCACAGTTTTTGGCGACGTCGCCTGGGGCGGCAACTGGTTCTTTTTGGTCAATGACCACGGACAGGAATTGACGCTGGACAACGTGGAAGCCCTGACCGAATTCACCTGGAAGATTCGCCAAGCCTTGTCACAACAAGGCATCACGGGCGATGACGGCAAAGAAATTGATCACATCGAATTGTTCGGCGCTTCGACCGTGGCCGACAGCAAAAACTTTGTGCTCTGTCCCGGCAAAGCCTACGACCGTTCGCCTTGCGGAACCGGAACCAGCGCCAAGCTGGCTTGCCTGTATGCCGACGGCAAACTGGCCGAAGGGCAAATCTGGCAGCAGGAAAGCATTGTCGGCAGTGTGTTTGAAGGCAGCGTCAAAGTTGCCGACGGAAAAATTCACCCGCGCATCAAAGGCTCTGCATTCGTCAACGCTGAAGCCACATTGATTTTGGATGAACGCGATCCGTTCTGTTGGGGAATCCGGCAATGACGCCAACGGCTTTTGACGTGGTCATTGTCGGCGCGGGAATCGTTGGCGCGGCCTGCGCGGATGAATTTGCGCAAGCCGGTTTGCACGTCGCCGTCATCGAAGCAGGCCAGATTGGCGGCGGAGCGACGGCAGCCGGGATGGGTCACATCGTGGTGATGGATGATTCGGAAGCGCAATTTGCGCTGACTAATTACTCGCAACAACTCTGGCGCACGCTCGCCGCTGAACTTCCCCCAAAATTTCTGGAAGACACAGAATATGAAGAATGCGGCACGATGTGGGTCGCAGCCGACGAAGAGGAAATGGACGAAGTTCGCCGCAAGCAAGCCTTTTATGAACAGCGCGGCGTGCCCGTCGAAGTTCTGGACGCTCGCCAACTCGCCGAAGCCGAACCGAATTTGCGTCCGGGGTTGGCGGGCGGGTTGCGCGTTCCGCAGGACGGCGTGACCTATCCGCCGTGCGGCGCACGCTTTTTCATCGAACAAGCGCAAACGCGCGGCGCGCAACTTTTTCAGGGAAAAACGGTTATTGAGCTAACCGGAAAGGGTGCGCGGCTGAGCGATGGCAGCTTCATTGCCGCTGGCTTCACGGTCAATGCGTCGGGCAGTTGGGCGCCGGAATTGACGCCGGGCGTGAACGTGCAAAAACGTAAAGGCCATCTGGTCATCACGGATCGCTATCCCGGATTTGTACGCCATCAATTGATTGAGCTTGGATATTTGAAAAGTGCGCATTCGATTTCGACGGATTCGGTGGCGTTCAATGCACAGCCGCGCAAAACGGGACAGATTCTGATTGGCTCTTCGCGGCAATACGGCGTCGAAGACAAACAGATTGATCCGCCGATTCTTCGCCGGATGATTGATCGCGCGATTGAGTACATGCCGCGACTGGCAAAGCTTTCCGCTCTTCGCACCTGGACGGGGTTTCGCGCCGCGACGCCGGACAAATTGCCGCTGATTGGCCCAAGCGCAATTGAAAATTTGTATCTGGCCACGGGCCACGAAGGTTTGGGAATCACGACTTCGCTGGGCACGGCAAAGCTGCTGGCGGATCAGGTGTTGAAACGAACTCCGGCCATTCCAATTGAGCCGTATTTACCTTCGCGCTCGATGGAGGACGCGCATGCCTGAGAACGTCACGTTGCAAGTCAACGGCGAATCGGTATCCGTTCCCGCCGGAAGCATGGTTTCAACGGCGATTGCGATTGCTCAAGCATCTTTTTCCTCCACGAAGCCACACGAAGAAAACACGAAGAAAGCCGAAAACGTGTCTGGTTCGCTTCGTGACTCTTCGCGTGGCGTCGTGGAAGGAACTGCGCTCGCCTTTCGTCGTTCGGTCACAGGCGAAGCGCGCGCTCCATTGTGTGGAATGGGCATTTGCTTTGAATGCCGTGTGACCATCAATGGCCAGCCGCACAGTCGAAGTTGTCAGATTCCCGCTGCCAATGGGCAAAACGTTGTAACGGAATGGGAAAGGATGAAGGATGAATGCGGAATGATGACGTTTCATCCTTCATCCTTCATCCTTCATCCTTCATCCGTTGAAACAGAAGTACTCGTTA from the Acidobacteriota bacterium genome contains:
- a CDS encoding cupin domain-containing protein: MSDSSSDNFQPAQTVVPCPDLAEAIEFFTNRLGFRLEMVVPADSPRAAVVFGHGIRFRLEFNQVSEELSLDAEGLVISRVSSADAWHVGRAGMQYRDLIPGKLGGRFIASHIRIPDGGEVPDYVHYHKVRFQMIYCKAGWVRVVYEDQGEPFVLQPGDCVLQAPEIRHRVLEASPGLEVIEIGSPAIHETYVDHELQLPTGRVLPERCFGGQRFVRHIAGEADWIASPIAGCEMRDTGISAATNGLASARVHRFAVAASATAHRHEGEFLFLFVLKGELGFENSEEGKQQLMAGDCCVIPAAMEFTLRASEGLELLEVNLPAGARPEQPAKVALA
- a CDS encoding aminopeptidase P N-terminal domain-containing protein yields the protein MKRLIAFIFALLLPITLVAQSPHYQSHFPPEEFQARWQKLFAQIGDRAVAIVQGMPLARGFAFPRQSNEFYYLSGIETPGAYLLLDGRTRKVTLYLPPRNERLERSEGKVLSAEDADLVKRLTGVDAVASTKAMGEDWLAELMKAPAPAIYTLFSPAEGSAENRNELLNANAAIAADYWDGRVSREAHFVNLLRTRAPRAEIRDLTPILDGLRSVKSPREIALIRRASQLAGFGILEAIKSTKAGLYEYQLDAAARYIFLAGGARLIGYRSITASGTANIWNGHYYRNNSQLKDGDLVLMDFAPDYGYYTSDVTRMWPINGKYSPTQRELLQFVLEYRNTVLKLIRPGVTTKAIYTQARETMEPVLQRTKFSKPVYEQAARKMLETGGGTLSHPVGLAVHDDGPYNRDVLKVGHVFSIDPQLWVPEENLYIRYEDVIVVTETGYENFTEFLPTELNDLEKLVGQGGIALKLQPASEEELVKRK
- a CDS encoding M1 family metallopeptidase, whose product is MKKPSSVFGPALLLLWIVVFSLLAVADTYPRQPVVDALHYVFRLTLSDDSDEIIGEAAIELRYVQAGVNEVAFDLTSMASGKGMSVSDVTSGGAALSFKHQADRLTIALAAPSKVGAFQQFIVRYRGIPANGLRMLKNKFGERVFFSENWPNNARQWLPMIDHPYDKATSEFIVTAPSKYQVIANGLLQEETDLGDGRRLTHWKQSVPIASWLNAIGVAQFSVHHDGLVKGVPHQTWVYHQEREIGPAWFELKSRQAMEFFSEHIGPFSYEKLANVEAAGISGGTEHASAIFYGEKSVMERPDTGIIAHEIAHQWFGNSITETDWDDVWLSEGFATYFTLLVSEHYEGRDAFVAGLQRSRDQVYTLEKQLPGEAVLHNNLSDMKKVLNRLIYQKGGWTLHMLRGLIGTETFWAGIQEYYQRYRNGSATTEDFRHVMEEHSGKDLSWFFNQWLARAGSPVIEGGWSYDAVAKKIIIELTQTQPGEAYRLPLEIGIKTDAASKIEKVELTQKQQRFELSADKEPTTVTLDPNTWALINAHFAKR
- a CDS encoding 4-hydroxyproline epimerase translates to MKRIDVIDSHTGGEPTRLIIGGGPELGNGSMAERLAIFRDQFDQYRSATVNEPRGSDVVVGALLCEPVDPTCAAGVIYFNNVGYLGMCGHGTIGLVATLAYLNHIQPGEHRIETPVGVVTATLHETGEVTVGNVPSYRSAKRTAVEIPGHGTVFGDVAWGGNWFFLVNDHGQELTLDNVEALTEFTWKIRQALSQQGITGDDGKEIDHIELFGASTVADSKNFVLCPGKAYDRSPCGTGTSAKLACLYADGKLAEGQIWQQESIVGSVFEGSVKVADGKIHPRIKGSAFVNAEATLILDERDPFCWGIRQ
- a CDS encoding FAD-dependent oxidoreductase, encoding MTPTAFDVVIVGAGIVGAACADEFAQAGLHVAVIEAGQIGGGATAAGMGHIVVMDDSEAQFALTNYSQQLWRTLAAELPPKFLEDTEYEECGTMWVAADEEEMDEVRRKQAFYEQRGVPVEVLDARQLAEAEPNLRPGLAGGLRVPQDGVTYPPCGARFFIEQAQTRGAQLFQGKTVIELTGKGARLSDGSFIAAGFTVNASGSWAPELTPGVNVQKRKGHLVITDRYPGFVRHQLIELGYLKSAHSISTDSVAFNAQPRKTGQILIGSSRQYGVEDKQIDPPILRRMIDRAIEYMPRLAKLSALRTWTGFRAATPDKLPLIGPSAIENLYLATGHEGLGITTSLGTAKLLADQVLKRTPAIPIEPYLPSRSMEDAHA